The following is a genomic window from Bacteroidia bacterium.
GCGCTGGAGCTGATACCCCAGCTTCGCGAGGAGTTCTGGAAGAACGGCAAAGTCGTGGGCGACGGCGACAACCTCAACAACGCTCTCGAGCGCGCCGGACGCGTGGCCGATTTCCTCGAATTCGCCGAATTGATGTGTCACGATGCCTTGCATCGCAACGAATCCTGCGGCGGACATTTCCGCGAGGAATATCAGCACGAAGACGGTGAAGCGAAGCGCAACGACGAAGAGTACGCATACGTGGCGGCCTGGGAATTCACCGGTGTCGGCAGTGCGCCGATTCTGCACAAGGAACCGCTGGAATTCGAAAATGTGAAGCTTCAGACAAGGAGTTACAAGTAATGAAACTCACATTGCATATCTGGCGTCAGAAAAACGCCCGCGATAAAGGCCGCATGGTAACGTATCAGGTCGGTGGCATCGTCGAGGATATGTCCTTTCTCGAAATGCTCGACGTGCTCAACGAGCAGCTCATCACCAACAATGAAGAGCCCGTGGCGTTCGATCACGATTGCCGCGAGGGCATTTGCGGCGCTTGCGCGCTGACGGTGAACGGCATTCCCCACGGTCCCGAAAAGGAAACCACCATCTGTCAGTTACACATGCGTCACTTCAAGGACGGTGATACGATTTACATCGAGCCCTTCCGCGCGCGGGCGTTTCCCGTGATCAAGGATCTCGTGGTGGATCGCAGCGCCTTCGACCGCATCATGGCGGCCGGCGGTTTCGTTTCCGCCAACACCGGCGGCGTGCCCGACGCCAACGCCATACCCATCAGCAAATTCAACGCCGACAAGGCGATGGATTTCGCCGCCTGCATCGGCTGCGGCGCCTGCGTGGCTTCGTGTAAAAACGCCTCGGCCATGCTTTTCGTGGCGGCCAAGGTGTCGCAATACGCCTATCTGCCGCAGGGGCAGGCCGAACGCAAGCGTCGCGTGCTGCGCATGGTCGCGCAGATGGACAAAGAGGGCTTCGGCGGTTGTACCAATCAATACGAATGCGAAGCCGTATGTCCGAAAGGCATCAGCGTCGCAGGCATCGCGCTGATGAACCGCGACTTCCTGAAAGCGAGCCTGACGGAAGAATAATATTCTGAACCGCATCGAACAGAGCCCCCTGTCCTGCATGGGCAGGGGGACTTTTTTTCTTCCCCGAGCGGAGAGTTTCGACCAGGTAGTCATACCGAACCAGAGTATGGATTGCAATTCTGAGGAAAAATCGCCCACTATCATCCGGTGCGGTTTATTCACACTTGCTCCGTAATTGCTGTTTTTGCTCTTGAATTCCCAAAAATATTTAT
Proteins encoded in this region:
- a CDS encoding succinate dehydrogenase/fumarate reductase iron-sulfur subunit yields the protein MKLTLHIWRQKNARDKGRMVTYQVGGIVEDMSFLEMLDVLNEQLITNNEEPVAFDHDCREGICGACALTVNGIPHGPEKETTICQLHMRHFKDGDTIYIEPFRARAFPVIKDLVVDRSAFDRIMAAGGFVSANTGGVPDANAIPISKFNADKAMDFAACIGCGACVASCKNASAMLFVAAKVSQYAYLPQGQAERKRRVLRMVAQMDKEGFGGCTNQYECEAVCPKGISVAGIALMNRDFLKASLTEE